TGTGAGTTGCCTGTTTCCTATTACAAATTATTCGTTCATCAAGAATTTAAGCTAAATGGAAAGAGTGAACTTTAGTCCGCATGTTATGAACGTTAATGGTAAATTGATTTTCCTATTGCTTTCACAGCTGCTAGAAATTTTATGATAGTGCTTTTGACTATTTTGGTTAGCAAGATTGTAAAGCAGAAAATGACTTGACTTTTTCTATATTTGCAGGGTAAAACACTGGCATTTGTTTTGCCCATATTGGAGTCCCTAACAAATGGTCCTACTAAAGCATTGCGAAAAACAGGATATGGGAAGGCTCCAAGTGTCCTGGTGCTTTTACCTACTAGGGAATTGGCACTTCAGGTATATATTATCAGCCTTCTCTAGGTGGTTGCTTCGTTGAGTATAAACAAATTGGGGTCTCATTTTCTCACAAATAGCATCGCATTAATCTGTTAATTGTAGGTGTTTGCGGACTTTGAAGTTTATGGCCGGGCTATGGGGCTCGCTTCATGCTGTTTGTATGGAAATTCTCCCATGGGAGCACAACAGGTTCAACTAAAAAGAGGAGTTGATATTGTAGTGGGTACTCCTGGAAGAATTAAGGTAGTGTTTGCTGGTTTACAGGTTGAATTTCATCCACTATTGTGGAGTGAAAATTAACTCCTTCAAATATTTGCTGCAGGACCACATTGAAAGGGGAAATCTTGATTTCAGGTCTTTAAAGTTCCGTGTTCTTGATGAAGTCGATGAAATGTTAAAAATTGGTTTTGTAGATGATGTCGAACTTATTTTAGGTATGCTATGAGCAGCAGTTTATTGCTATCTGGTTCCACTTCTCCATATCTGTATCATGCTTGTTACCCATGTTAGGATGAAATTCTTTGACAGCTGAAATTTGCCAGTGCATTACTGTTCTGTTGAGGAATTTTCTATTTGGTTATTGACACTGTTATGCTTTTCTGTATGTTTTGTTCCTTATCCAAAGGCAAGGTCGAAGATGCAAGCCAAGTTCAAACAATTCTTTTCAGTGCCACTTTGCCAGACTGGGTGAAGCATGTACGTTCATTATATCTTTTGTTTTTGAAATCATAGTACAGTATCCATTACTGGGGAATATTTCATGCCCTTTCATTTATATATCAGTTAAATTGTTCTCTGTCCCAAGCCCTGGTAAACAGACCACCTTGAAATTGGGGATTAGAGGGGTGGTGGCATGTACAACTGCTGTGCTCTGAGCTTACACTTCTCACTCTCTCTAATAATCTTCTCTTACTGAAACATGTTTTTGGTGTCAGATTGCTTCTAAGTTTCTGAAACCTGATAAGAAAACGGTTGACCTTGTTGGTAATGAGAAAATGAAGGCCAGTAAAAATGTGAGGCATATTATTATTCCATGCTCTAGTTCTGCAAGATCTCAGCTGATTCCCGATATCATTCGGTGCTACAGCAGGTAGGTCGCATCTCATTTTCCCGTATCTTCCATTTAAAGCATGATATTGAACCTCTGAAATGATTATAAATCTTTTGTTCCATGAAAACTTAGTGGAGGCCGCACTATAATTTTTACTGAGACAAGGGGGTATGCTTCAGAGCTAGCTGGCTTGTTGCCTGGGGCAAGTGCTTTGCATGGGGAGATACAGCAGTCACAGCGTGAGGTAATAATTTTGCTGATATACATGCTTCATTTTAGTAtgctctccccccccccccccccttcttttTGGATTCCCCCTTCTGTTTTGAGGGATGGCAATTCCTTTGAATTAACCACCTTACAATGTTGATTATACGAATATATGAAATACACAGTATTTGTCACCAACCTTTCAGACTCATTGATAATTATGGTGTGAGTGTCTCCTTTGACAACCTTCCAGACTCATTTTTGTATTTTGTTCTCAGGTTACACTTAAAGGATTCAGATCAGGAAAATTCATGACATTAGTGGCCACAAATGTGGCAGCCCGTGGATTGGATATTGACAATGTTCAGTTAATCATCCAGGTTTGTTACTGCATTCATGTTCCATACTTGATTCTTAAACTTTATTGGTATTTGAATGCTGAATGTGATATTTCTGTTCAGTGTGAAGCCACTAGTGATGTTGAAGCATATATTCATCGATCTGGAAGGACAGGACGGGCAGGTGAGCTTCTGATGTTGTGAATTGTTTTTTTAGCTTACATAAATTAGGGGAGCATACGTACTAGCTTTATTTTTTCTGTCACATTCCAGGAAATACTGGTGTTGCTGTACTTCTGTATGATCCAAGGAAGTCCAACATCTCTAGAATTGAAAGAGAATCTGGTGTGAAGTTTGAGCATTTATCTGCTCCACAGCCAGCTGATGTTGCTAAAGCAGCTGGGAAAGAAGCTGCTGATATAATTGCTGAAATCTCCGATAGGTATGTTTTTTCGTTTGTGCCTGGTGAATTTTAAATGTatcatttcatttatttatttttccaacTCTCTGTAGTGTCATACCCGCATTTAAGGCTGCTGCGGAGGAGCTTCTGAATACCTCTGACCTATCACCAGCAGAGTTGCTTGCGAAAGCTCTTGCCAAGG
This sequence is a window from Nicotiana tomentosiformis chromosome 5, ASM39032v3, whole genome shotgun sequence. Protein-coding genes within it:
- the LOC104085335 gene encoding DEAD-box ATP-dependent RNA helicase 7-like, which gives rise to MPALAVTETMVSEVSQKKMKKTPKTPADTHDLETPTDKKSKEKKSKKTKIDSGSDSEELKKSKKKEKKRKTLDFDDEEEQKSETSSEICEPIDEKNRKRNKKAKLEEEELVVEKKVEDPNVLSNFRISKPLREALNAKGIEALFPIQAMTFDDILDGSDLVGRARTGQGKTLAFVLPILESLTNGPTKALRKTGYGKAPSVLVLLPTRELALQVFADFEVYGRAMGLASCCLYGNSPMGAQQVQLKRGVDIVVGTPGRIKDHIERGNLDFRSLKFRVLDEVDEMLKIGFVDDVELILGKVEDASQVQTILFSATLPDWVKHIASKFLKPDKKTVDLVGNEKMKASKNVRHIIIPCSSSARSQLIPDIIRCYSSGGRTIIFTETRGYASELAGLLPGASALHGEIQQSQREVTLKGFRSGKFMTLVATNVAARGLDIDNVQLIIQCEATSDVEAYIHRSGRTGRAGNTGVAVLLYDPRKSNISRIERESGVKFEHLSAPQPADVAKAAGKEAADIIAEISDSVIPAFKAAAEELLNTSDLSPAELLAKALAKAAGYSEIKTRSLLTSMENCVTLLLECGRPIFSPSFVYSVLRRFLPEEKVESINGLTLTADGKGAVFDVSAEDLDDFLAGQKTAHGVNLEVVEALPQLQEREKPRGGRFGGGGRGGFSNRRGGGGFSGGRGGRGNGNFGRRW